A genomic segment from Sparus aurata chromosome 10, fSpaAur1.1, whole genome shotgun sequence encodes:
- the LOC115590361 gene encoding myelin-oligodendrocyte glycoprotein-like, whose product MKKDVKLWVKDCQVEVEEGEESVQLPFRTTPDLPEDATVKWDCYKLSYSTVHLYGNRSDRPEKQDQDYKDRTEMKKDLLKTGDLSLTLKHPKETDTGTYWCEVYNKDGDRLRVKTVELKVKAKQQ is encoded by the exons actgtcaggtggaggtggaggagggggaggagtctgtccagctgcccttcagaactacacctgacctgcctgaggacgcTACAGTGAAGTGGGACTGCTATAAACTCTCATACAGTACAGTCCACCTGTATGGGAACAGATCTGACCGGCCTGAGAAACAGGACCAGGATTACAAagaccgaacagagatgaagaaagacctgctgaagactggagacctcagtctgaccctgaaacaccccaaagagacagacacaggaacatACTGGTGTGAAGTCTACAACAAGGAcggagacagactgagagtgAAAACAGTGGAGCTgaaagtcaaag CAAAGCAGCAGTAG